From the Octopus sinensis linkage group LG3, ASM634580v1, whole genome shotgun sequence genome, the window AGTAATTTTCGACGTTTTTGATAGTCAGATTCGTTCAAAACACACTAAAATACCACAGGAAAAACACATTTCCTCTTTAAAGGGTGTGTAGAATGGCTTGTAGTCCTTCATTCATTTCCTTTGGCACTGTATAATATATCCATGTATTATGGCTTTCTCTTATTATTTTGTTAGATGCGATCGTGCGGCGTACAAGAGGAGACCTTGTCACCAAACTCCTTACGTacggtcgatatatatatacctacaggtGTAATAGTAAACATTTACCTAAAATTGTTGATGTGTAATAGGACAAAGAACACTACACTGACAAAACGATCAGGTGTTTACTCCTGCATACGAGAGGACAATGTGGTGAACTCGGTTAATGAAGTTGTAAATAATAGCCATGGATTGGTCAATTCCAGGTTGTGAACAgtcaaaatttatataaatagttatgtTGCGGTTGAAGTGATGTAGCACCGGCACAGACCCACGTGTTAAGTGTTTGAAATTAAGCTGACGTAtatccgataaaataaataaatcttcagGGGTGTATCAACACCTTGCAAGCATTTAGATATGATTTATTAACATGGTACAAGTCATATGAAGTTGGTCATGAATTACAGATATACACGTAGAGTCAAcctgatgaaaaaaatataatgcaaCAAGCTAGTAACTTGATATCAAAAGCTTAGCACAGGGACTGGGTTAAACCCAGGAACATATAAAGGCATTGCTTCATGTCTGCCTTCATATACTGCATGTCTGAATGACCATGTAGTTGTTATAGCAACTTGGTGAGAGTGGAGGCAATCATTCTGGGCTGATGTATGAAACACAGAAATactaaaaaaggaaaatgaaaaaaatctgcTCTTTTTCTTTCCCCATGAAGAGTGAGGCGCACGATACAAATCTCTCCGTATTTCCAATCACATTCACTCTCCAATAAACCGCGCGATCTTACTTCCAAAATAACTATAGAACAGAGTTAAGCTTTCATCGAACCAAGCCTCGTGAATCGGTTATGATCTCCGGTTTTATCTATTCATTTCGCTTCATTTATGTCACTAATACATTTAAAGTgataaatttatgtaaaaaatTATAACTAATGTTTCTGTTCCCGATAATTTCGATAGTAAATGTAATGTCACAAAGTACGAGCGAACAGAAAAGGCTaactatttaaattaaaaaagcgTCCTTCCGTGGCGTTTGTCTTTAAACGTTTTCCATACGTTTAGAAACTGTAACCAGTCAGTTGCGTTCTGCTGTCTGGTGTTGCCACGTAAACTTATTTATcgttcactttgttattttatttcaagtGTTTAATATCGTTTGCTTTTTAGGATACAATATCcatcaatatattcatatacgttgATATTCTTGAAATAATAAGCCTGGACTTCAGAATACAACAGATATGAGtgcaaataattgtttcaaaattgaaCATGTCAGTAAAGAAGATTTGATTATTTGGTTCCGTCGTACAGTTTCTCCGAAGTTCAATGCAATCGAAGACCTATGGTCTGGATCCGATCTTTGCTTAGGAATGGAAATACTTTTCCCTGGCTCTGTTGATTTACGGAATATAAAGATTGACAGACTTACAGAAAACGATCGGCGCCATAATTTTACTTATCTTCAAACAGTTTTTGAGAAAAATGGTGTTGAAAAAGAGATTCCCGTTGAAGAtattttaaaaggaaattttAAGAGTTGTTATCAGTTTGGGCAATGGTtccgatcattctttctggagaATTATCAAGGCCAACCTTATGATATAAACCAAATTAGAGcctcatgcaaaaagaaaaagttcAAGAAAAGGGCTACAAAATCTCAAAATAGAGAACATTCTCAAGATACAAAGGACTTCTCTGAAACGAATGCTCAGTCACCAGTcgacaaaaacaaagaagaaacctCGAAATCAGGGAATCACCGTGATAATGAATCTGTTCATAAAAACGCTATGATTCAACCGCCGAAGATATTCGTCAAATCAAAGAATTTGGCTGTGAATAATACGTTTCGGGTTCAAAATGTAAGCAAAGAAGATTTAATTATTTGGTTCCGCAGAGCAATCGCTCCGAAATTGTCCAGCATTGGTGAATTAGGAACCGGTGTCGATTTTTGTGTTGGTATAGGAATATTATTTCCTGGCTCAATTGCTTTTGAAGATATAAAATTCAGTCCTGTTACCGACACGGATAAACGCCagaatttcaaatgtcttcaagCTGCTTTTAAAAATTTTGCAGTCGATAAGGATATTCCAGTGGAGAACTTAATAAAAGGAACCTTTAAAGGGAATTTCTTCTTCGGAAAATGGTTTAAAGCATTTTTTCACGCAAACTATAAAGGTCAAACGTATGATTTGTGTCGACTGCGTGGTTTgggtaataataattacaacaaaaacaacagaaagagTCATTGTTATGAAAAATGTGAAAGGGAGAATTCCGGTCAAGGTGACGCTTGCAGGAGAAATAGTGAATCTGGTGTTGAAGCGATGGCAAAACATGTTGAGTGCCACCGTAGATGTAAGTTGATATTAGAAAAGGAATCCCAAACAGATTTGGACTATGAAGCTGATATGAGCGACAAAGACAGGGAGTCGGATAATAACAAGATAGAGAAACTTTCTGAAAAACTGCAACGGATCGAAACTATTTGCAGGAATAATCCAGACGAAGGAATATGTCTAATGATATGGAAAGTACTCGCAGAGGCTTGATTGGATAAAACTGAATAGAGTATGACAGAAAGATATtgtgaatgaataaaaaaaaagttgttctTTGAATTGGAAAAAGAATCCAACAATAATCATTATGTACTCTTCACCAATGCTGAAGAAATATCCAATGTTGATTTGGAAACATTAATTCACACAACATTGCTTATAAATATCGGACATTCAAAGAAGCATTTTGTTATATAGTGAACGGGAATATTGTCAGTCTTTAGAAATGTTTTTTACAAAATCATTTCAAGATTAGCTGtttaatgtaaatttaaaaatattaatattagtaaatatttttctccctgttGTAGCTTTCATGtgtatttggtttaaatattacACTTCAGTATATAATTATAGtttatcataaatgtatatattgttaatccGTTCCTTTACTGCAAAAGTTCAGGTATGACCTTTCATTTTACAAAAGGaaaaattttatctttttctttttcaattttttttttttcataaattttgattcTATTTGCATCTGTAATATTGAACCTAAATTTATATGCTATTTACAAGTGTTGTTCCTAAAGCATTGAAAAAATAGgcattacgttttttttttattgaaataggaCGTCCAAGTTGCACATGTTAGCAGAGCATCTCTTTCTCTATACAAAGACAGTACTCAACATAACCCCCTCACGAGCGATGTGTTTGCATTTTCGTTGGACCCAAGATATGTATCGTCTTAAAAAAATCAGGTATGCTCTGTTGCAACCATTTCTCTACATACACTTAAACCTAATCTCAGTCATAATTTCGTTGTCCTCTTCATTAGACCAAACAGAGAGAAGTCAGAGGGTGTCAGATCTGGACTGTACGGTGGATGGGGGAACCACTGATTTGCTCTATTTGCCGATTGCCTGGTTTGTTGCCAAAGATGTCTATGATAATGCATCGTTATGGTGAATGTGGTTAGTTTTCTGATTCTTGTTTGGTA encodes:
- the LOC118762471 gene encoding microtubule-associated protein RP/EB family member 2-like; this encodes MSANNCFKIEHVSKEDLIIWFRRTVSPKFNAIEDLWSGSDLCLGMEILFPGSVDLRNIKIDRLTENDRRHNFTYLQTVFEKNGVEKEIPVEDILKGNFKSCYQFGQWFRSFFLENYQGQPYDINQIRASCKKKKFKKRATKSQNREHSQDTKDFSETNAQSPVDKNKEETSKSGNHRDNESVHKNAMIQPPKIFVKSKNLAVNNTFRVQNVSKEDLIIWFRRAIAPKLSSIGELGTGVDFCVGIGILFPGSIAFEDIKFSPVTDTDKRQNFKCLQAAFKNFAVDKDIPVENLIKGTFKGNFFFGKWFKAFFHANYKGQTYDLCRLRGLGNNNYNKNNRKSHCYEKCERENSGQGDACRRNSESGVEAMAKHVECHRRCKLILEKESQTDLDYEADMSDKDRESDNNKIEKLSEKLQRIETICRNNPDEGICLMIWKVLAEA